TGCCATGGCCTGGACCACGGTTTCGTTGACGTCGTTGATGGAGAGGGGTTCAGGCGGCGGGAACAGGTGGTTGTAGATGCCCAGCGCGGCCAGGGTGATCAACACGCCCAGCAAGGTGGGCGCGGCACGCTGTATGAGGTTGCGAAAGCGATGGAGGCTGCGTTGCCAGGCGTAGAACCGATTGGCAGCCGATTCGTCCATGTGGCCATTGGTGGAACTACGATCCGCTCCAGGTGGGGCATTGGGCCCGTATGGGGTATTATATCATCGATATCGCGTGCAAAATATGAAGATTTCATGTGAATTTTTCTGTGGATGTTCCAATGACTGCAACCCGGCGTTGCCTGCCGGAATGGACGAGGAGGGCACCTTTGCAGCTACGTCTTCTGGCCCCAGAGTTCGCCGTCTGTCGTCTGGACCAACACGCCGCCATCCCTGGCTGGGCCACGGCCGGCCCTTTCTATGCCATCACCCGCACCGGCCGTGAACTCTCCATCGTCTGTCCGGCGGAACAGGTGCCCCAAGAGGTACACTGCCAGCGGGGATGGCGCTGCCTGGAAGTGGATGGCCCCCTGGATTTCAGCCTGATCGGCGTGCTGGCCTCCCTGACGGCGCCCCTGGCCCAGGCTGGGGTCAGTGTGTTTGCTCTCTCCACCTACGACACCGACTACCTGATGGTTCAGATATCCAACCTCGACCGGGCCATTACGGCCCTGGCAGCCGCCGGTCACATGGTCCATCCAGAGTGATATCCAACCCCTCACCACAGGAAGGCAACATGTCGACTGAATCCACGTTCCAATCCACCGAACCCATGCCCCTGCCCCCGGACTTCAACCCGGAGACCCTCATGGTGGCCAAGACCACCGAGTATGGGCTCTTCCACGAGGTTCGCCGGGCGGCACGCCTGGCCGCAGATCTGGTGGCCCATGGTACGCCCCAGGACTGTGCCCTGGCTGCCCGCATTCTGGAGGCGGTGCTCCGCTGCCAGGAGCGGGATCCCCGGGATCCCCACCATGGCAACTTCTACTGGATGCGGGAAGACGACCATGTGGAGGACCTGAACGCGGTGGAGTTTGTGCTGGAAGCCCTCCTCCCCATGATGATCCGTCACGAGGACCGGCTTCCTGCCGAGATTCGATCCGCTGTGCGGGAAGCCATCCGCCTGGGGCTGGCGGAGATCCGGCGGCTGGATGTGCTGGTGGCCTACACCAACATCGCCGTGCTGGACATCTTGAACACCTGTCTGGGAGGCGAATATTTGGGCGATGAGGCCCTGGCCCGTCGAGGCTACGAAAAGCTGGCCGCGTGGATCGCCTTTACCAACCGGTCTGGCCACCCCATGGAGTACAACAGCCCCACCTACACCGCCGTCACCTTGCGGGCCCTCAAGCGGTTGACGGACCTGGTGCGGGATGAGGCCACCCGGCAGCGGGCCCGGGCCATGGCCGCTCGTCTGGCCCTGAGTGTGGCCCTTCACATCCACGCCGGAACGGGGCGCTGGGCTGGACCCCACGGCCGGGCCTATCAGCCGTCGGTGGTCTGCGAGACGCCGCCGGAGGTGGAGATGTTGCAGGCCTGGATCGAAGATGGCACCGTGCCCGCCTGGGTGGGCCAGCTCCTGGCCGAGCGGCCGGCCGTCTACCAGGTGACCGAGACGGCCGAGGCCAGCCGGGACCTGGCCTTGACCACCTTTCTTACCCCCGAGTTTGCCCTGGGCACAGCCAGTGCCAGCTTCCATCCCCAGGCCAATGTCTGCATCGCCCACGTTCGACGTCCCCGCTCTGAACAGGACCCGGCCGGCTGCGGCGTCTTCTACACCCGCTATCTGTTCGATGAGAAATGGTTCGGCGACGCGTATCACCCTACCGACCGGACCAAAACCCGCAACCTGCCGGATGAGGGGAGCTTCGTGGGCGTGCAGCGGCGCAATCAGGCCCTGTGCGTCTACGGGCTGGCGGGCCGCAGCCAGTTCCACAGCGCCAAGGCCGCACTCATCTGGACCCGGCGCGCAGCCCTGGACCAGATCTGGGTGGATGGGCAAGAAGTGTCCACACTGCCGGTGACCATCCCGGAGGGCGCGACCGTGGTGGTAGCCAGCGGCGATGCCTACGTGGCCATCCACCCCTTGAGCCGCACCGCCCTGGGCAAGGAGGCGCCGGCGCGCCTGGTGGAGCGGGATGGCGACCTGGTGCTGGAGCTGTACAACTACCGGGGGCCCGAGAAGCGCTTCTGGGAGCTCAACTGGCCGGGCGCGTTCTACAAGGGGCGCCCCATCTGTGCCTTCTACGTGGAAGTGGCTCCTCGTAGCGCGTATCCAGAAGCGGCGGACTTTGCCGCGGCCATCCATGCCGGGGAATTCGCCGAGACGCTGGAACCCGCTTTCACCTATCCGGCCGAGGGAGAGCGCCGCTACACGGTGGCCTACCGGCGAGCAGGTCAAGAACTGGGGCTCTCAGTGGACCTGATGCAATGGCGGCTTCTGGGTCGTTGGACCGAAGCCGGGCCACTGGGTTGGCCCATGCTGGAGGGGGAATTTGTCCGGCAGGCGGCCGAGGGCACGGTGGAAGTGGCCGGGGCACGCCTCAGCGCCGACGGTGGACCCCTCTGGCTGGTCAGTTTGCCGGAATCCCGCCGGTGGATTGGGGGCTATCTGGGCCTGGGACCCACCAGCCTGCATCTGGCCACCCCAGAGGGCGAGATCACCCGTAGCGTCGACGGCCCCGACGTTCTGGTGTGGGAAGCGGGGCATCCATCCGCGTGAGATCGGCCACTAGCGGGGCTGGCATTTCCGGGGGTACGCCTCAGAAGGGAGAAGGAATGGGGCGTACCCCCGGCGTTTTGGTGGCTTTGATGCGACTGGCCAACCCGTGATATACTGAGGACAGGCCGACGGCGGCAGACACCGCTCCCCGGTGCCGCTGTTGACTCCGTCCATGCCCGTTTCAGTTTCATCCAGCTACCCAACCATTTGACCCTGCCGTCTTCATTGCTCCCTGCTGTAGCCGTGCATGCCCAGGGCAGCCCCGTCCCATGGAGAGGCCACCGCAACCGTTGGATCCCCCCTTACGCTGTCGGTTTCCGCTGCGGCGTAGTCCGCCGGGAGCGGACCTGTCGGCATTTAAGATCCGTGTGCTCCCATATCATCCACATTTCACCCACATCCCCAATGAGAACCAAGGAGGTTTAAGATGTCCCTGTCCAACAAGCGGGTAAGCAGGCGTCAGTTCCTGGTCACCTCATCGGCTGCGGTCGCCGGGCTGGCCCTGAGCGCCTGTGGTACTGCGGGCCCGGCTCCAGAGGTTGCTCCCCCTGCCGCGGAGGCGCCACCAGCCGCAGCCGCCGAACCGGCGGTCGCCGGCCAGCGTTTCAAGGAGGCGCCCATGTTGGCCGAGCTGGTCAAGGCCGGCCAACTTCCCCCCGTGGATGAACGGCTCCCCAGCCAGCCCATGGTGGTGGAGGTGGTGGATCAGATCGGCACCTACGGCGGCACCTGGCGTGGCGGCACGGCGGAGGTCAACGGCAATTTTTACATCCGCAACGGCGGCTACCAGCAGCTCCTGCGCTGGACACCCACCTGGGATGGCATTATCCCCAATCTGGCCGAGTGGGTGGAAGCCAACGACGAGGCCACCGAGTTCACCTTCAAGCTGCGGGAGGGCATCCGCTACTCGGACGGCGAGCCGCTGACCGCGGACGACATCCTCTTCTGGTACGAAGATGTCCTCATGAACAGCGAGCTCACGCCGACGGTGCCCAAGTGGCTCACCCGCGACGGCGAGCCAGTGGTGGTGGAAAAGGTCGACGATTATACGGTGGTCTTCAAGTTTGCCTCTTCCCATGGCCTTTTCCTCAAAGAAGCTACCCAGACCAACTTCGACCGGAGCTGCCACTATCCGCGGCACTATCTGGAAAAGTATCACCCCAAGTACAATCCGGATATCGAGTCTGTGCTGGAAGAAGAGGGCTATT
Above is a window of Litorilinea aerophila DNA encoding:
- a CDS encoding ACT domain-containing protein, which translates into the protein MQLRLLAPEFAVCRLDQHAAIPGWATAGPFYAITRTGRELSIVCPAEQVPQEVHCQRGWRCLEVDGPLDFSLIGVLASLTAPLAQAGVSVFALSTYDTDYLMVQISNLDRAITALAAAGHMVHPE